The DNA region gaaccaAAATATTTGTTAATAAGCAAACACGAAGGGAGCTGAAATGTATGTAGAAGGTCCAatttaaaatgtaagaaataCTTTCAGCACATCAGTTTAATCAGTTGTTCAAGACCCAGCCTGTGCATGTTTAGTACTGACAACTCATAGGTTTTTGTGCCATTCTTAAAAGACAAACAATAATCTTAATCCTCTTCTCATAAACCCTTGGTGAAAAGTTGCCCATTAGGATGACCAAGAATTAAGGGAACTTAGATTTTATTCTTTACGTTGAAAAATAATCCAACCAGTTCTAAGAACGATTGTACCTGTAATTTTACCTGGAAAAATGACAAGGctggctgctgcttctgctggTGCGAACTAGAGGAGAGTTAATAAATCTCCCTCTGGAAGTGTGGGAAAACAAGAACACAGCCCTAAATACCACTTCCTTAATTGCTTCAGATGATCACAGGTTCTCTATAGCTCTTCCTAAATTTTGCAGGAatagttttggtttttgttttgtaaataaGGCAATCACTCGTTTGGCAAGGGAAGGATACCTTTTATAAGTTTCACTTCTTGAACTTATCCTTAGTTCTTTTTATTCACTGGGCTGGTTCCAGGTTGATAAAGGAAGGTGGATTatatgtttttcttgggggcCCAATGTTCAATTCACATTATTCAGAAGATAGTCTTTTGTACCTCATTAACTGCTCCTATCCCACAGTTTTTAAAGTATATCAGTCTTATATTTGAGATTGTATTAAACTACTAAGAGTGGAATTTAGTTCTGAATAGTATACTTCACGAATACCACTAAAAGTACAAATACGAAGGTCAATTTTGAAATCAAACCAGAAATGTTAACTAGTTGATAAGATTCTTTTGTGTTAAACAGAGACAAATAAAATGGCTTTCTCTCTATATACAATCATTAGTGTactcaataattttttaacttaatattttaaattcaattctTTACTAatctactggggtgggggggtttgTATGTTTTCTAGTCAGATTCTGGAGATAATAGCAGCAGTAAGAGACGATGATCCACTTGAATTGGCCAATACACTGTATAACAACACCATTAAAGTCTTCTTTAAAGACATGTAAAGCAGCCATTTGTCATGTGTTTCATTGTGTATGTAAAACTGCATGGTAAAACTTAGTAAACCTTCAATAAAAGTATGAAACTTATCTAAAGAGGTATGTCTGTCATAATTCAgttgttcattctttttcctaCACAAATGGGATAcaccaaatgtttaaaaaaaatctaatttaaggTTATAATGAATCTCTTCGAGTCTGAAAAGGCAGTTTTTTTCCATAAATGCTAAATACAAAATTGCTGCTATGTCCATGCAACCTTTATGACATAATTCCATTTAGAATACATTAGAAGTTACTACATCAAAGCTTACTTGATGAAAGCCCCAATTCTTTAACACAGCCCCTTAAGAAACTAAGCTTCAAAACACACAGGTCAAGTTAAGTGCTACCTAAAAATTGAACAGACATTTCTATCAGTTACATTCCAGGAAGTTTATTTTCTTGGATTTTAAACCTACCCCATGTGTGGCTCTCATATCCTTAGAAAACACTTGCTCATACTTTCACTTTAGTCTGTGTAAAATATCTTAAGTTTTTCAGGGCTAGATAATTCATTGTAAAGGTATGCTTTCTTGCATTTTTACTATCCATTTCAATGAGAAAACTGGGGTCCAGAGCTAGCACGTGTATCTTTGGCACAGTTGACGCACTGTATGATCGTTACATCtatcaaaaatttttttgtcCAACTTTGTCTTAAAAACATGTGAAAACGTTTTATTCTATGTACAATAATGTACACAAATTTAAATAGGTCACCAAAGAGACCAGCAGTAATTAAAGAGGTATATTTACAGTAGCACATCACAGTAAACGGAAAACCATTCACAGACTCAACATTGATACTGTTTTTGTGCTTGGTTACACACTGAAGTGAAGTATTTTACTCCatttttgttgaactgaattttaaacaaatacctcagtgattaataaatgccatTTTAATCAGTCAGTATCATCATTAAGAGATTCTTCAGCTGTTGTGTCTGTGTGCTGAATCACTCCATTTCTTTCATGCTGAACATCATCGTCACAATCGGTACTGTCATCTTCATTTATGTCCCTGTCAGACTCAGCAGCAGCGGCAGCTTCTCTTACAACTTGCTCAGGATTTTCATTGGGTGAGATAAACCCATTGTTGTTAGATGAGTTTGCGTTTTCCTTCACATCTTCAATGTATACTTTTTGATGGCACATTGGACAAGTATCTTGAATATACAGCCATTTCCGAAGGCAAAGTGCATGGAAGTAATGATTACATGGCGTTATACGAGCAGATGTTGTAAACTCATGATAGCAGATTGCACAGACATCATCTATTTCATGTAAGCGGCCCCCTTTTATTTCAGGAAGTGAATTAATTTTCTTAACAGCAGTTCTACGATTGATAAATGTCTTCCAGCCATTCTTTGCTTGTAAGTAGATGTTAAAATATGCATGTAGGCACATCATGCAGGCCCGAATTTTACTTCCTGACTCAAACATCATGGTATAAGCCCCATTTCCAAACATAACCACTCCAAATATAAATTCAATAATATTGCCTGTTGAACGAACGTAGTAGACGTAATCATCAAGCTTTTCCCAGAGGACATTATAGTAGCCATCAATCATGAATAACGTATAAACAGTGAGAGATACAATTACTTTTAAGCAAAGTTCCACACAAAATGCTGTAACTGCAAACAGCCACGTATTTAGTGCATAATGATGCCAAAGAACATAACTGAGCAaaattggaagaataaaaagacaaGCAGAGACGAAGAGCACAGGAAAATGTCTACGGAAAGATGACACATGAGAGGCACTGAGAGACATTAATACGGGGTCTGTCATTCCGTGGATGAAATGTAGGACTGCAGTTAATAAAAGGCACATGTTTCTACTTAGGCGAACAAGTCTTTCTTCTGGCCTTAACCCACTTAAACCTGTCTGCAgagccaaaataaaaaataaaacaggtgcTACAAAGCCAAGCCTCCTGTCATCATCTTCAGTTGACCCAATGAAGGCTAGTATCCCTAACCCCAAATAATGGGCGATGGATGAAATTACAGCACTCATGCCCAAAACAGTTAGTGTGGAATCACATCCACTAATTATAAGATTACAAATTAGTTCCCAGAAATTATCCCAAGAAATAAGGTAGGAATTTTCTCCAGTGTCATTTGCCATCTTTAAAACGTATATTAACACAGAAGCTTGAGCTGCAATTCTTGTTAGCCAGAAGACTCGCAGTATGTCTGGGAAACGAATCCTTTTCCAGGTATCCTCCATCAATAGCTGTAATCCATAAATACGATACATATGCCTTACCAAAAGATAAACATATCGTGTAGAATAATAAAACCACTTAATTTTCACAGCCAACACAAATGTGGTATTTAATGTCAGAATCAGGGAAGAAGCAAAAACTAAAGTCTCTCTGACATGTAAGGGTAGCTCTGTGATTAGGCCTATTACGGGAACCAAGAAATTCAttatgatcagctgtgaatagaTGGACTGAATTTGAAGTAATGTGATATATCCAATTCCAAATGTTAGCTGAAGAACAATGAGTGCCATCCATAGTGAGGGCCCTTTCCGAGGAAGAAATTCAATTCCAAATGCTGATGTGTTGTAGGCACCATAGAAGTCAATGTGCAAAGAGGCGTAATAATTCACCAACACTGAAGTTGCAGCTAGTAGAAAGGCTGAGCTGTACATGTAAAACTTGAAAAGTGATCGCTGTGACAAGATCAGTACAACACTGGATACAAATATacctaaaagaaaaagatggagagaaattacTGTTTGCTTCCTTACAACGAACAACCTGTCTCAGAATTTTGGGAAGAACTGATGGACCTCAACACGTCAAGTTCTTAAATTACTCTATGATGCATAGACAATTTCAGGCTTATAAACAATGGCTCAACAACTGCCTTCTCTTGAAAGTCTCATCTTAAAGGATCATCAAAGACCCACCTTAAAAGACCCATCAAAAGGGCCAGTAAAACAGATGACCTGTGAACTCAGCACTGTCTGCCCTCATGTACTTTTTGCACTCTTAATAAATGATGCTAGAATAAACGTGTACTTGGTCTTATTTCTCTAGTAGACTACTCTGCTATGTGGTACCTTGTGttgtagatgctcaataaatgaaCATACTGAATAAAAAACAAGGAGTATTTCCATAAAAGTGGGTGAAAGAATTTTAATCTCCACAAAAAGCACTAGAGCTCAAGAATTTTAAATTGCTAGTCTGGGAAAAAATCCATTGCTATTGTTATATTTTGTAAAAACTAAATAGACTGTGTATTTGAATCTAAGTATTTCACTCTAACAACTATCTGTAACTAGAGAATTCATTTTTACTGCCAGAAGCTGTATATTAAGTATCTCTTGGTGCAGAACATCTAGCCTTCTCTTCTAAACCAAGAACAgagcattctctcttctctctacattttcCTTTTAGAGAGCTCACCACTCCTCAATTCCAGTTATCTCCTCTACTGCAGATAACTAAAATTTGCTATCTCCAGCCACACCTTCCCAACTGCTTGTTGTACTCCTGTACCTAACTGTCCCACCAACATTTCAAATTAAACATGTCTAAAATCTTCCTCTCTCTAAAAACTCATTTTCTGTTGATTTTCCAATTTGTTTATGGTAGTGtgtccaaattctgcctcaaaaaACTTAAGAGTAACCTATAACTTTTTTTCATTGCCACTCATTCATTCGCTAAGTCTGATCAAGCCTTCCTTTTCGCTATTTAAATCacttcctttccaattttaatGCCATCACTCTAATTTAAAGGCCTCTTTACTTCCTCCTACATCATTGCAACAGCCCTAACAGATCTTCCTCCTTCTAAACATTCCCTGTCTCAAACAGGGTCAAATTCATCTTCTAGCACAACTCTAATATCatttcccctgctcaaaaaaaaattcactagcTCCCCACTACCAAAGTCCAGATGTCCTGGTTTGGCCTTCAAGGTTCTTTACAATCTAATCCCCAATTTAGCTTTCAGGTCTTACTCTCACTACTCTATCTATATTTCAGCCCTCTTGATCTATCTAAAACACAATGCATCTTAAACTGTCTCTGTGCTTTTGGTTATGAAAACACTTTTTCTGTACATCTCTGCTTATCCTACTTAGCCTTTATGGCCCAATTCATCTTTACCGTGTCTCTCCTGATCACCTCtgacaaaattaatttttgttccCTAACAAGGAAGGACTCATTACCTCCTACGGAGCCCATtatactttgggatagctctcaccattaggaagtttttccttacaagtttaaattcacctctttgcaacttctactcaaTGCTCCTTTCTAAATTCTATCTGCAAGAGCCAAACCAAACATGCCTAATCTTTCATGTGACAACCTTTCAGGAACTTCAAAAGACAGTTAAGTGTCCTCTCtgagccttctttctgttctccatACAAAACATCCTGTTGTTTTTTGAAATGACCCTCATACACTTGACAattcttgcttccttcaagtctcagctaaaatgtcaccttttacaagaagcacCCAGCCCTTAACACTACCCCAAATTTGATCTGAACACAACAGAGAATGCTAAGAGTAGGTAACATGACTACCCTCCCATCACACTGTAATAGGTATAGACACAGCTGCCCTGAAAGTCTCTCCCCATACCTCCCGTACCCTCCCCAATCACCCCCAATATGGAGCAGTCTCTCAGTTCAGCCTAAGATCAGCTTTTATGGCAGTCACTTCATGATGATAACTTATTGAGCTTGCTTCACTACAATTTCCAgcccttttttccttcaaaatactGACTTGCCATATCTTCTCCCTCTTACTGTAtttgtgaagtttattttttgaacccaagttttactTTCcatcaaatttcatcttactgGATTCAGCCCAACGCTCTAGCTTATCAAAATCTTTTCAGATTCTGACATCTGGCAATTTAGCCCTCTGAAATTTGTGCCTTTCACCTATTTGATGAGTTACCTAAGTATGTCTTTATCTAAGTCAAtggtaaaaatgataaaaggtAAGACCAAGTATTGATTCCTGGAGCACTATACTGAAAACTTGATTCCAAGCTGA from Trichosurus vulpecula isolate mTriVul1 chromosome 1, mTriVul1.pri, whole genome shotgun sequence includes:
- the RNF139 gene encoding E3 ubiquitin-protein ligase RNF139, which codes for MAAVGAPQQVRMAQQQVWTALEVALRVPCLFIIDAIFNSYYDASQGRLCVGFQILIRLLGIFVSSVVLILSQRSLFKFYMYSSAFLLAATSVLVNYYASLHIDFYGAYNTSAFGIEFLPRKGPSLWMALIVLQLTFGIGYITLLQIQSIYSQLIIMNFLVPVIGLITELPLHVRETLVFASSLILTLNTTFVLAVKIKWFYYSTRYVYLLVRHMYRIYGLQLLMEDTWKRIRFPDILRVFWLTRIAAQASVLIYVLKMANDTGENSYLISWDNFWELICNLIISGCDSTLTVLGMSAVISSIAHYLGLGILAFIGSTEDDDRRLGFVAPVLFFILALQTGLSGLRPEERLVRLSRNMCLLLTAVLHFIHGMTDPVLMSLSASHVSSFRRHFPVLFVSACLFILPILLSYVLWHHYALNTWLFAVTAFCVELCLKVIVSLTVYTLFMIDGYYNVLWEKLDDYVYYVRSTGNIIEFIFGVVMFGNGAYTMMFESGSKIRACMMCLHAYFNIYLQAKNGWKTFINRRTAVKKINSLPEIKGGRLHEIDDVCAICYHEFTTSARITPCNHYFHALCLRKWLYIQDTCPMCHQKVYIEDVKENANSSNNNGFISPNENPEQVVREAAAAAESDRDINEDDSTDCDDDVQHERNGVIQHTDTTAEESLNDDTD